A genomic stretch from Telmatocola sphagniphila includes:
- a CDS encoding efflux RND transporter periplasmic adaptor subunit — MRRLIFFLILLAGIGGGGYWYLANTNTSQISFRKEPIIRGDLLASVSATGTLEPEDVVDVGTQVPGLIKEFGKGTDGRFIDYGSPVDDGTVLARIDDSLFVSKVDQSRALLRSSEQKVGQAKAKLEQAKAKVEEAKANTQRSQADVKQSIAKANQSKRDWERAKKIGVSGAQSQSDYDLALSNFEINNAALAVSEAVVVQNLAAEVDAKAAVGDAEAAVGDAEAAVMTAKAALKQDEINLGYCTITSNVKGTIIDRRVTLGQTVQSSFNTPSLFLIAKDLTRMVVWASVNEADVSQIRVGQTVTFTVDAHANRKFTGKVSRIRLNATNTNNVVVYTVEVITPNEDGKLLPYMTANLQFEVDYRKDVILVPNAALRYRPSIQAQSKVMQSPAPSNDPVSDKEGKATKEFPKATSLVWVEENGMLHSVSVTLGISDGNSTEVVGGDLKPDMQVIVGEVKALATDQGQNPFAMKFGGSPKKK, encoded by the coding sequence ATGCGCAGGTTGATTTTCTTCCTCATCCTCTTGGCAGGTATTGGCGGCGGCGGTTACTGGTATCTCGCAAACACCAATACGTCCCAGATTTCGTTCCGGAAAGAACCGATTATTCGCGGCGATCTACTTGCATCGGTCAGCGCGACGGGAACTCTGGAACCGGAAGATGTCGTCGATGTCGGAACTCAGGTACCCGGATTGATCAAGGAATTCGGCAAGGGCACCGATGGCCGGTTTATCGATTACGGTTCGCCGGTGGATGACGGCACCGTACTGGCACGGATTGACGATTCGCTATTCGTTTCCAAGGTCGATCAGTCTCGGGCATTGCTCCGTTCTTCGGAACAGAAAGTCGGTCAGGCCAAAGCCAAACTGGAACAGGCCAAAGCCAAGGTGGAAGAAGCCAAGGCAAACACCCAGCGTTCCCAAGCGGACGTGAAACAGTCGATTGCGAAAGCCAATCAGAGCAAGCGGGATTGGGAGCGGGCCAAGAAAATTGGTGTGAGCGGTGCCCAGTCTCAATCCGATTACGATTTGGCTCTCTCCAATTTTGAAATCAATAACGCCGCCCTCGCTGTTTCGGAAGCGGTTGTAGTGCAGAACTTGGCTGCCGAAGTGGATGCCAAGGCAGCGGTGGGAGATGCCGAAGCGGCGGTGGGCGATGCCGAGGCCGCGGTGATGACGGCTAAAGCCGCCTTGAAGCAGGACGAAATCAACCTGGGTTATTGCACTATTACCTCGAACGTCAAAGGCACGATCATTGACCGGCGTGTCACGTTGGGGCAGACGGTACAATCGTCCTTCAACACTCCCAGCTTGTTCCTGATCGCCAAGGATCTGACCCGCATGGTGGTCTGGGCTTCGGTGAACGAAGCCGACGTGAGCCAGATTCGCGTGGGCCAGACCGTCACTTTCACGGTGGATGCTCATGCCAATCGCAAATTCACCGGCAAAGTGAGCCGGATTCGCCTGAATGCGACCAATACCAACAACGTGGTCGTCTACACGGTCGAAGTCATTACGCCAAACGAAGACGGCAAGCTGCTGCCCTATATGACGGCAAACCTGCAGTTTGAAGTCGACTACCGAAAGGATGTTATCCTCGTTCCCAATGCCGCTCTTCGCTACCGGCCTTCCATTCAAGCTCAGAGCAAAGTGATGCAATCTCCGGCCCCGTCCAATGATCCGGTCTCGGATAAGGAGGGAAAGGCTACCAAAGAATTTCCCAAAGCCACTTCGCTCGTCTGGGTCGAAGAGAACGGCATGCTGCATTCGGTGTCCGTAACGCTCGGAATCAGCGACGGCAACAGTACCGAGGTTGTCGGCGGGGATCTTAAGCCGGATATGCAGGTGATCGTCGGTGAGGTGAAGGCCCTCGCCACGGATCAGGGACAAAATCCGTTTGCGATGAAATTCGGCGGCAGCCCGAAGAAAAAATAG